A single region of the candidate division KSB1 bacterium genome encodes:
- a CDS encoding phosphatase PAP2 family protein, with translation MSQHQSCSTLSRTIWDDHQQFYALDNIGQLALGLGVGAFYANTSFDTEIQNLYHDYIRSSATDQISKVAKQFGNGKITVPLYLATASMIFIFPRNKLMNKISDWGQECSRALILGAPLVLGLQLGTGASRPYENNGSKWHPFKDNNGVSGHCFMGALPFLVAARHTNLQLIKIPLYLGSTLTGLSRINDNQHYFSQAFLGWWIAWLATNSIKSTAIHFVPSTSGVSILLAL, from the coding sequence ATGAGCCAGCATCAGAGTTGCTCGACGCTATCTCGAACTATCTGGGATGATCACCAACAATTTTACGCTCTGGACAATATTGGCCAGCTCGCATTGGGACTCGGCGTCGGGGCCTTTTATGCTAATACGAGTTTCGATACCGAGATTCAAAATCTCTATCATGATTATATTCGAAGTTCGGCGACAGATCAAATCTCAAAAGTTGCAAAACAATTTGGCAATGGCAAAATTACGGTGCCCCTTTACTTAGCAACAGCAAGCATGATCTTTATTTTTCCGAGAAACAAGCTGATGAACAAAATTTCAGATTGGGGGCAGGAATGTTCCAGGGCCCTGATTCTTGGCGCGCCATTAGTTTTAGGATTGCAACTGGGGACTGGTGCTTCTCGACCTTATGAGAATAATGGTTCTAAATGGCATCCCTTCAAAGATAACAATGGGGTGAGTGGACATTGCTTTATGGGCGCTTTGCCATTTTTGGTGGCTGCTCGACACACCAACCTTCAATTGATCAAAATCCCTCTGTACCTGGGATCAACGCTCACCGGCCTATCGCGCATCAATGATAATCAGCATTATTTCTCCCAGGCTTTTTTAGGATGGTGGATCGCCTGGCTTGCGACCAATTCCATAAAATCAACTGCTATTCACTTCGTTCCCAGTACATCTGGGGTCAGCATCTTGCTCGCTTTATGA
- a CDS encoding 4Fe-4S binding protein, with translation MGHITYSKNHLVPLIDRLNKYPIGLVDNELLREILSLLFTEQEAYVGSKFPLMETTLPELCQRTGMNPDELLPILESMADKGLIMDMPYENTTYYLLMPGVIGFIEFSFMKHRVDLPVERLAKLMTEYFHQDPKHGMAKEFFGSSTQLTRSLVYEEHIPVTSVVTPYESAREIIKQSEFGAAGLCYCRHKRHHEGLECKKGAPMEEICISLGNGAKFLSRRGFAVPKSKKQLLAIIDRAHELKLTHVTDNIRNRPTFICNCCGCCCEIMAGVQMGYYDGVAKTSYIALIDPQRCDYCGACFSACNVKAIGRDRSATKKVSQVNSLICLGCGACISSCPNQAIALIPRQNMAIPPRTKRDLFKQILIEKGRLKPYLWELAKRKLRKLWFRDQG, from the coding sequence ATGGGCCATATTACTTACTCTAAAAATCATTTGGTTCCCTTGATTGATCGGCTAAACAAATATCCCATTGGCCTGGTAGATAACGAGCTCCTTCGGGAGATCCTTTCGCTTCTATTTACCGAACAAGAAGCCTATGTGGGTTCAAAGTTCCCTTTGATGGAAACAACCCTCCCCGAACTGTGCCAGCGAACCGGAATGAATCCAGATGAACTATTGCCAATCTTGGAATCCATGGCCGACAAAGGCCTGATCATGGATATGCCCTACGAGAATACCACCTATTATTTGCTGATGCCTGGGGTGATTGGGTTCATTGAATTCAGTTTCATGAAGCATCGCGTCGATTTGCCAGTGGAACGACTGGCGAAATTAATGACAGAATATTTTCATCAGGACCCGAAGCACGGCATGGCAAAAGAATTCTTCGGTAGCTCCACCCAACTGACGCGATCTTTGGTCTACGAAGAGCATATCCCAGTAACCAGCGTGGTTACCCCTTACGAGAGCGCCAGGGAGATTATCAAGCAATCTGAGTTTGGAGCAGCAGGATTGTGTTATTGTCGCCATAAGCGGCATCATGAGGGGCTCGAATGCAAAAAAGGGGCGCCCATGGAGGAAATCTGTATTTCACTGGGCAACGGTGCCAAGTTTCTTTCGCGACGAGGTTTTGCCGTGCCAAAGAGTAAAAAACAATTATTAGCAATCATCGATCGGGCGCATGAACTGAAGCTCACTCATGTGACCGATAATATCCGCAACCGACCGACTTTCATCTGCAATTGCTGCGGCTGCTGTTGCGAGATCATGGCTGGTGTACAGATGGGCTATTACGATGGCGTAGCCAAAACCAGCTATATCGCGCTGATTGATCCCCAGCGATGCGACTATTGTGGGGCGTGTTTTTCAGCTTGTAATGTTAAGGCCATCGGTCGTGATCGTTCAGCAACGAAAAAAGTGAGCCAAGTTAACAGTCTTATTTGTCTCGGTTGTGGCGCCTGCATCTCTTCCTGCCCAAACCAAGCCATTGCGCTAATCCCCCGGCAAAATATGGCAATTCCACCACGCACAAAACGAGATCTATTCAAACAAATCTTAATCGAAAAGGGACGTCTCAAACCTTACCTCTGGGAATTGGCCAAAAGAAAGCTAAGAAAATTGTGGTTTAGAGACCAGGGTTAA
- a CDS encoding TAXI family TRAP transporter solute-binding subunit: MQIKSDRFFFVILLALVTIFQTGCEKHRRIYLLASGPPGTSYYRIGKNLAEVVSNYSRIKIEAVTKPVVVDGDTLPLNAQNNCRILSRLKVDFAISQNDVTLIPVAGESSNNFNNLQSIIPLFPEILFIFYKENLKPNDNSLAALIRGRTVTMGPEGSGEARLTKKVFQEFGIGPYEYQARHVNFDENVLSDSVDLCCMVTGFDNPRVQKSMERGGKIFSLGDPDLAGKGSEADGFCLKYPLAKPLIIPKNIYSNLPEHPILTVAIDAVLLTRKDMDPEVVHEVIETILNRKQHLVMDLDNKLLSQISEQFDPLKLRFPLHPGARHYLERDKPSFYERYAELIGVIFSIFLALVSGIVALSRWSQRRKKNRIDDYYKQVLDIQVQIDDFDDEHACRLAIARLKDLREKAFQHLIAEKLMADDSFRIFITLVNDTRSEIHQRLSEIRQGN; encoded by the coding sequence ATGCAGATCAAATCTGATCGTTTTTTCTTCGTAATTCTTCTTGCGCTCGTGACAATATTTCAGACTGGCTGTGAAAAACATCGGCGAATTTACCTCTTGGCTTCAGGTCCACCTGGGACTTCCTACTACCGAATCGGCAAAAATCTCGCTGAAGTCGTTTCAAATTATAGTCGCATCAAAATCGAGGCTGTGACAAAGCCTGTAGTTGTCGATGGGGATACGCTGCCGCTGAATGCTCAGAATAATTGTCGAATTCTCTCACGATTAAAAGTGGATTTCGCAATTTCTCAAAACGACGTTACGCTTATTCCCGTGGCTGGCGAAAGCAGCAATAACTTCAACAATTTGCAAAGCATCATCCCGCTATTCCCTGAAATATTGTTCATTTTTTACAAAGAAAATCTGAAACCGAACGACAATTCGCTCGCCGCCTTGATCCGTGGCCGAACAGTCACCATGGGACCTGAAGGGAGCGGCGAGGCAAGGTTGACAAAAAAGGTATTTCAGGAATTTGGGATTGGTCCCTATGAATACCAAGCTCGGCATGTGAATTTCGATGAAAACGTCTTGTCGGATTCGGTGGATCTTTGCTGTATGGTAACTGGCTTCGATAATCCTCGGGTGCAGAAAAGCATGGAACGGGGCGGAAAAATTTTTAGCCTTGGCGATCCAGATTTGGCAGGGAAGGGATCAGAAGCGGATGGGTTCTGCCTTAAATATCCCTTGGCCAAGCCACTCATTATTCCCAAAAATATTTATTCCAATCTCCCAGAGCATCCGATCTTGACCGTCGCCATCGATGCGGTTTTGCTCACTCGAAAAGATATGGATCCCGAAGTGGTGCACGAGGTCATTGAAACAATTTTAAACCGCAAACAGCACCTTGTCATGGATCTGGACAATAAACTGCTGAGTCAAATCTCCGAACAATTTGATCCGTTGAAGCTTCGTTTTCCACTACATCCTGGCGCACGACATTATCTTGAGCGGGACAAGCCGAGCTTTTATGAACGATATGCCGAATTGATCGGGGTGATATTTTCAATTTTCCTTGCATTGGTCAGTGGCATCGTAGCCCTGTCGCGATGGAGTCAGCGGCGCAAGAAAAACAGGATCGACGATTATTATAAACAAGTATTAGACATTCAGGTCCAGATTGATGATTTTGATGACGAACATGCTTGTCGTCTGGCAATTGCCAGATTGAAAGATTTGCGTGAGAAGGCATTCCAGCATCTCATTGCAGAGAAGCTTATGGCCGATGATAGCTTTCGCATTTTCATCACGCTGGTTAATGACACCCGCAGCGAAATTCATCAGCGGTTGTCGGAGATTCGGCAAGGAAACTAA
- a CDS encoding cob(I)yrinic acid a,c-diamide adenosyltransferase — MSRKKADVYTRTGDAGTTGLFGGSRIEKDSPRVEAYGTIDELCAVISVVKTTDVSAKIFDVLSKLQDYCHDINAELAADDQGIKMLTKRVSQADIEYIESLIDEFDASLAPLNHFIVPAIKPSAAFLNLARTVCRRAERRLWSYYRQQPFNRHIIVFFNRLADLLFTFMRYESEQ, encoded by the coding sequence ATGTCACGAAAAAAAGCAGATGTCTATACTCGAACTGGTGATGCTGGGACAACAGGACTATTTGGGGGCTCTCGTATCGAGAAAGATTCTCCCAGAGTTGAAGCTTACGGCACTATTGATGAACTCTGTGCCGTGATATCGGTCGTTAAAACAACAGATGTCAGCGCAAAAATTTTCGATGTGCTGAGCAAGCTTCAGGACTATTGCCATGATATTAATGCTGAGCTGGCCGCGGATGATCAAGGCATTAAAATGTTGACCAAACGGGTTAGCCAGGCTGACATCGAATATATTGAATCTTTGATCGATGAGTTTGATGCATCGTTAGCGCCGCTTAACCATTTTATTGTACCAGCGATCAAACCCTCGGCCGCATTCTTGAATTTAGCGCGAACAGTTTGTCGTCGCGCAGAACGAAGATTGTGGAGTTATTATCGCCAGCAACCTTTCAATCGACATATCATTGTGTTTTTCAACCGATTGGCTGATCTGCTGTTCACTTTTATGCGCTACGAAAGCGAACAATGA
- a CDS encoding glycoside hydrolase family 31 protein, with protein MSKSLLFAVLFLALIAIQAASSGFQFIGGVTSFEQNKNIIVIQCHNALVRVTVLSDDLFRIEVAAHGSFRVDNSYSVLPIKTVPSQLAVADLSDEIQISTNELRLIIKKFPCRLAFYDVHGNLICKDHDAFGTGWNGSKICCWKELHDESFYGLGEKTRGLNKRGHVYTMWNSDIPGYTPTQDPLYQSHPFLMGLYQGRGFGIYFDNSYRSQFNLGAGTDQFFSFSADDGPMDYYFIYGPSLKKVLARYGQLVGTLPLPPKWSLGYQQCRWSYYPESEVLALARTFRSKQIPCDVIYLDIHYMDGYRIFTWDKTRFPQPKRMIQDLRNMGFKIAVIIDPGIKVDPNYWVYQDGIKGDHFCKYPDGTYYQGQVWPGWCHFPDFSKPATRDWFGELYRDLVEDGVVGFWNDMNEPATWGGTFPDIVQFDDEGRKADHLKIHNLYGMLMAKSSYEGIKKLRPNDRPFVLTRAGFSGVQRYSAVWTGDNVASWEHLKMSIAMCLGLGMTGVAFCGMDIGGFMNAPTSELYTRWIQLGTFTPLFRTHTCIDTPDQEPWSFGDSYEEINKKYIQLRYQLLPYLYHTFYQSATQNAPIMRPMIYEFQEDPMTYWMDDQFMLGDKLLIAPVYQANQIVRKVYFPKGEWYNFWTDEKIIGPTEKLVEAPLDQIPMFVKSGSILPMQPTMQYVGELPPDPLVVEIYPSPGISNDSLYEDDGNSFDYQKGQYRITQFELSVQQKKINLLIERIVDGYSPEKRSFLLKFHASDLKPHRVNIDKRSLQETVSLDELHQEKLGWTYHSTKKLLYVKFPDSWSKANLEVRF; from the coding sequence ATGAGCAAGAGCTTGTTGTTTGCTGTGCTATTTTTAGCATTGATTGCGATTCAGGCTGCTTCTTCTGGCTTTCAATTCATTGGTGGAGTGACCAGTTTTGAGCAGAACAAAAATATAATCGTAATCCAATGCCATAACGCCCTTGTAAGAGTTACAGTACTCAGTGATGATCTATTTCGAATTGAGGTCGCTGCTCATGGCAGCTTCAGAGTAGACAATTCCTATTCTGTTCTGCCCATCAAAACAGTGCCTTCCCAACTAGCAGTCGCTGATCTCTCTGATGAAATTCAAATCAGCACAAATGAATTGAGGTTGATAATCAAAAAGTTCCCCTGCCGTTTGGCGTTTTATGATGTTCATGGAAATTTAATCTGCAAGGATCATGATGCTTTTGGAACGGGTTGGAACGGTTCCAAAATTTGCTGCTGGAAAGAATTGCATGATGAATCTTTTTATGGTTTAGGCGAAAAAACGCGAGGGTTGAACAAGCGCGGCCACGTCTATACTATGTGGAATTCTGATATTCCAGGTTATACGCCCACGCAAGATCCGCTCTATCAATCGCACCCATTTCTCATGGGATTGTACCAAGGCCGGGGCTTCGGAATTTACTTCGACAATAGCTACCGATCACAATTTAATCTCGGTGCTGGAACTGACCAGTTTTTCAGCTTTAGCGCCGATGATGGGCCAATGGATTATTATTTTATTTATGGTCCCTCTTTAAAAAAGGTTTTAGCACGCTATGGACAATTGGTGGGAACCCTTCCCCTGCCGCCCAAGTGGAGTCTAGGCTATCAGCAATGTCGCTGGAGCTATTATCCTGAAAGCGAAGTCTTGGCTTTAGCTCGTACATTTCGATCCAAACAAATCCCTTGTGATGTGATCTACCTTGATATCCACTATATGGATGGCTACCGCATATTTACCTGGGATAAAACGCGTTTTCCGCAACCTAAAAGAATGATACAAGATTTGAGAAACATGGGTTTTAAAATAGCGGTCATTATTGATCCTGGCATCAAGGTGGATCCCAATTATTGGGTTTATCAGGACGGAATCAAAGGGGATCATTTTTGCAAGTACCCCGATGGAACCTATTATCAGGGTCAGGTTTGGCCTGGATGGTGTCATTTTCCCGATTTTAGCAAACCGGCAACACGGGATTGGTTTGGTGAGCTTTATCGCGATCTTGTGGAGGACGGTGTGGTGGGATTCTGGAATGATATGAATGAACCTGCTACTTGGGGTGGCACATTTCCAGATATTGTCCAATTTGACGATGAAGGACGAAAAGCAGATCATTTAAAAATCCACAACCTTTATGGAATGCTCATGGCAAAGAGCAGTTACGAAGGAATTAAAAAGTTGCGACCCAATGACCGGCCGTTTGTCCTCACTCGAGCTGGATTCTCAGGTGTACAGCGGTACTCCGCGGTGTGGACTGGGGACAATGTGGCTTCATGGGAACATCTAAAAATGTCAATAGCGATGTGTTTAGGACTGGGGATGACGGGCGTAGCGTTCTGTGGGATGGATATCGGTGGCTTTATGAATGCTCCCACATCTGAACTCTATACAAGGTGGATTCAATTAGGGACATTTACCCCCTTATTTCGTACGCACACCTGCATTGATACACCAGATCAGGAGCCCTGGTCATTTGGCGATAGCTATGAAGAAATCAATAAAAAATATATTCAACTCCGTTATCAATTATTGCCTTACCTTTACCATACTTTTTATCAAAGTGCTACCCAAAATGCGCCAATCATGCGTCCTATGATCTATGAATTTCAGGAAGACCCCATGACATATTGGATGGATGACCAATTCATGCTTGGCGATAAGCTGTTGATTGCTCCTGTTTATCAGGCCAATCAAATCGTGCGAAAGGTTTATTTTCCAAAAGGTGAATGGTATAATTTCTGGACTGACGAAAAAATAATTGGCCCAACTGAAAAACTCGTCGAAGCGCCCTTAGATCAAATTCCCATGTTCGTCAAATCGGGGTCTATCCTGCCCATGCAGCCAACGATGCAATACGTGGGAGAATTGCCACCTGATCCCCTTGTGGTAGAAATATATCCCAGTCCGGGGATCAGTAATGATTCACTGTACGAGGATGATGGAAACAGTTTCGATTATCAAAAAGGTCAATATCGCATAACTCAATTTGAATTATCTGTCCAGCAGAAAAAAATCAACTTACTTATTGAAAGAATCGTTGACGGCTATTCACCAGAAAAGCGATCATTCCTGCTAAAATTTCATGCTAGCGACCTCAAACCTCACCGTGTGAATATAGACAAGCGATCCTTGCAAGAAACGGTTTCGCTAGATGAACTTCATCAAGAAAAATTAGGATGGACTTATCACTCGACCAAGAAACTGCTGTATGTGAAATTTCCTGATAGCTGGTCAAAAGCAAACTTGGAAGTAAGATTTTAA
- a CDS encoding patatin-like phospholipase family protein → MKNRGGMMSRRKIGLVLSGGGAKGAGQLGMMLYLAEQGLQPEFISGISVGSLNATFWAQEGDLHLLERLWREIKGNSDIYKNNWFRPWKLIRSIYDNTPLWKKIKKYIDLDKLKQSPIELKIGTVQLQTGAYLLVDKTHHDFQKMLLASTAIPMVFPAITYEGRQYVDGGVRDSAPLKPAIQAGCDQIFVLHCYPLEIGEQMRDFHNLVNIGIRSLAILYNEVLRNDINTCEDINKAVNKGVAFRGGKYRFIELKLIAPAKDQSFGDELDFSPQLIARNIDLGYQIAKEKLE, encoded by the coding sequence ATGAAAAATCGAGGTGGGATGATGTCAAGAAGGAAAATTGGCCTTGTTTTGTCTGGAGGTGGAGCAAAAGGAGCTGGGCAACTTGGCATGATGCTCTACCTTGCTGAACAGGGTTTGCAACCTGAATTTATTTCAGGCATCTCCGTCGGTTCACTCAATGCAACATTCTGGGCACAAGAGGGCGATTTGCACCTTCTTGAGCGGCTATGGCGCGAGATAAAAGGGAATTCAGATATTTATAAAAATAATTGGTTCCGTCCCTGGAAGCTAATCCGATCGATTTATGACAATACGCCTTTATGGAAAAAAATCAAAAAATACATTGATCTCGATAAGTTAAAACAAAGCCCTATTGAGCTGAAAATTGGCACCGTTCAGCTACAAACAGGAGCTTATCTATTGGTTGATAAAACTCATCATGATTTTCAAAAGATGTTGCTGGCCTCGACGGCTATTCCAATGGTTTTTCCAGCAATTACCTATGAAGGGCGACAATACGTTGATGGAGGTGTGCGAGATAGTGCTCCTTTAAAACCAGCCATTCAAGCTGGCTGCGACCAGATTTTTGTATTGCACTGCTATCCATTAGAAATTGGTGAACAAATGAGAGATTTTCATAATTTGGTAAACATTGGGATCCGCTCGCTCGCGATTCTTTACAATGAGGTACTAAGAAACGATATTAACACTTGCGAAGATATAAACAAAGCGGTTAATAAGGGAGTGGCTTTTAGAGGAGGAAAATATAGATTTATTGAATTAAAATTGATTGCCCCAGCCAAAGATCAATCCTTTGGAGACGAATTAGATTTCTCGCCTCAGCTAATCGCCAGAAATATTGATCTCGGCTATCAAATCGCTAAAGAAAAACTGGAATAA
- a CDS encoding M23 family metallopeptidase: MRDKRVKLVFFSLRGSEVRDFSISWQKILLFSVMLVIFLIILVGAVVGLISNFYQNSRITTLQKTNQILKNQLGEMRERIDAVAAQIEKIEHFDDEQRLIAGLDIIAKDMRNAGRGGPSLASFVGDFSVLPDHTRDELTNIRIQVDQLEKRVELAKESQQEIAEIFKQKKEWVEHLPTINPVRNGRITDTFGYRIDPFIEKPKMHTGLDIAAPVNTPVYAAAAGYVESVHHSYSPNASYGKYVVIDHGFGKKTVYGHLSKIFVKPGQQVKRWDIIGAVGETGRATGPHLHYEVRINDDPVDPAKYFFE; this comes from the coding sequence ATGCGTGACAAGCGCGTCAAGTTGGTTTTTTTTTCTCTAAGGGGGTCAGAAGTCCGCGATTTTAGCATTTCATGGCAAAAGATCTTGCTTTTTTCCGTCATGTTGGTCATATTTCTGATAATTCTGGTTGGGGCAGTTGTTGGTCTTATTTCTAACTTTTATCAGAACTCTCGAATCACCACTCTCCAAAAAACCAATCAAATCCTGAAAAATCAACTCGGGGAAATGCGAGAGCGAATTGATGCGGTTGCCGCTCAAATCGAAAAAATCGAACATTTTGATGATGAGCAGCGGCTTATTGCTGGGCTTGATATCATTGCTAAAGATATGCGAAATGCAGGTCGAGGCGGTCCATCGCTGGCAAGCTTTGTGGGTGACTTTAGCGTGCTTCCCGACCATACACGAGATGAGCTTACTAACATCAGAATTCAAGTGGATCAGCTTGAAAAAAGAGTCGAATTAGCGAAAGAAAGTCAGCAGGAAATCGCCGAAATTTTTAAACAAAAAAAAGAATGGGTTGAGCACTTGCCGACAATAAACCCTGTTAGAAATGGCCGAATTACTGATACATTTGGCTACAGAATTGATCCTTTTATTGAAAAACCCAAGATGCATACAGGGCTTGATATTGCAGCGCCTGTGAATACCCCAGTCTACGCCGCGGCAGCAGGGTATGTGGAGTCGGTCCACCATAGTTACAGTCCTAATGCCAGCTATGGTAAATATGTTGTGATTGATCATGGCTTTGGTAAGAAGACAGTATATGGCCATTTAAGCAAAATTTTTGTCAAACCTGGGCAACAGGTCAAGCGTTGGGATATTATTGGTGCGGTAGGAGAAACCGGAAGGGCTACTGGGCCGCATCTTCATTATGAAGTTAGGATCAATGATGACCCTGTTGATCCAGCAAAATACTTTTTCGAATAG
- a CDS encoding amino acid carrier protein, protein MTGFLEVLLSLSKTVVTFMWGNWMILLLVGTGILLSIMTRFVQIRQFRLSIKYLFQGGKKSEILKDTQGDISPFAALMTALAATVGNGNIAGVASAIATGGPGAPLWMWISGFIGMATKYAECFLGIKFRKVAEDGSMAGGPMYYCRYGIKNESIGKFLGMLFAVCGGITALMGTGNMMQSNSMALAWKSQFNIPTIVSAVVITGLVGVVIIGGIKRIGAVSEKLVPTMILFYLGGAFVILIAKISELDDAFVTIFKSAFSVKAMGGALIGTSVQKAISLGVRRGVLSNEAGLGSAAIAQSAAKSPDPTFNGLLGMTGVFIDTLLVNTLTTLTIVVTGVWKLTPACGLELIKEGEPFTALASLPPQVHEMAQKLGYDLAAGGLSSTALTVQAFNSVIPYGGIIIAVASFFFGYTTLLGWAYYGEQCIGYIWGVKSHMPYRIVFIILLFFGALMTGKYLDIVWNVGDTFNAIMAIPNLVGLIFLSRIVARTTRETFR, encoded by the coding sequence ATGACTGGTTTTTTGGAAGTCTTATTATCTTTGTCAAAAACAGTTGTCACTTTTATGTGGGGCAATTGGATGATCTTGTTATTGGTTGGCACGGGTATTTTGCTATCCATCATGACTCGATTTGTCCAGATCCGTCAATTTCGATTATCAATTAAGTATTTGTTTCAAGGAGGCAAGAAAAGTGAAATTTTAAAAGATACTCAGGGCGATATCTCTCCATTCGCAGCTTTAATGACCGCTTTGGCGGCGACAGTCGGAAATGGCAATATCGCGGGCGTCGCTTCAGCAATCGCTACGGGTGGACCTGGCGCTCCGCTATGGATGTGGATTTCTGGCTTTATTGGGATGGCAACAAAATATGCGGAATGCTTTCTTGGAATAAAGTTTCGTAAGGTCGCTGAAGACGGCTCAATGGCTGGAGGGCCGATGTATTATTGCCGATATGGGATCAAAAACGAATCCATCGGCAAATTTCTTGGAATGTTGTTTGCCGTATGTGGTGGAATAACTGCTTTAATGGGCACTGGCAACATGATGCAGTCTAATTCGATGGCCTTGGCATGGAAAAGCCAATTTAACATTCCTACCATTGTGAGCGCGGTTGTTATTACCGGTTTGGTCGGTGTGGTTATTATTGGCGGGATTAAGCGCATTGGCGCAGTGTCTGAGAAATTGGTGCCGACCATGATCCTGTTCTATCTTGGAGGTGCATTCGTCATTTTGATCGCCAAAATTTCAGAATTAGATGATGCGTTTGTTACCATTTTCAAATCAGCTTTCTCTGTAAAGGCTATGGGTGGGGCGCTCATTGGTACTTCGGTCCAAAAGGCCATCAGTTTGGGAGTCCGTCGCGGAGTATTATCAAATGAAGCCGGATTAGGTTCTGCAGCAATCGCTCAAAGCGCCGCCAAATCTCCAGATCCGACTTTCAATGGACTGCTCGGCATGACCGGGGTTTTTATAGATACGCTATTGGTGAATACTTTAACCACTTTGACCATTGTTGTCACTGGCGTTTGGAAATTAACCCCCGCCTGCGGTTTGGAATTAATCAAGGAAGGGGAACCGTTCACTGCTCTCGCTTCCCTGCCTCCGCAAGTTCATGAAATGGCACAAAAATTAGGATACGATCTCGCTGCGGGAGGGCTCTCAAGCACCGCGCTAACTGTACAAGCTTTTAACTCTGTTATCCCCTATGGCGGGATTATTATAGCTGTGGCGTCCTTTTTCTTCGGCTATACGACTTTATTAGGCTGGGCTTATTACGGGGAACAATGTATCGGATATATCTGGGGGGTGAAGTCGCACATGCCATATCGCATTGTTTTCATCATATTATTGTTTTTCGGTGCATTGATGACCGGAAAATATCTTGATATCGTTTGGAATGTGGGAGATACATTTAATGCGATTATGGCCATCCCCAATTTAGTGGGACTGATTTTTCTATCTCGAATTGTGGCACGGACAACTCGTGAGACCTTTCGTTAA
- a CDS encoding T9SS type A sorting domain-containing protein — MKFIDILNIFIHFIFMIALMIIPAEAQVTPTDEWVCFYGRNSLFHGKPIPIGTIIDAYDPNSVHCGSFTVTSPGQYGFLFVYRDNFLTEDIDEGAEPGDTIKFKINGVWAKTFGPDTSVWTQKGDILEVDIADNLPPIQISEISFLSLLEDAPDTMIADLDEVYIDPDGDSLQFAAVTDQSAIIPFIDENNCLHLSLQPNWSGAASIVIVTQDLWFESHDTIIIQVKEINDPPIILGLPDTSFSCNTSLILDLNNYVIDVDHPKSSLLWQAEVQPPYHDSLTIEIDNVEKTATFRARYSFNARVTAIFKVYDDSLGFDRDSMRVWVKFPSAANQMDISHLTMELWQNFPNPFNEITTISYSLAASANVKLEIYNPLGEKISTLISQQQPAGEYSIQWKAQDLSSGVYLMVLCADSVTIKRKLLLIK, encoded by the coding sequence ATGAAATTTATCGATATTCTAAATATCTTCATCCATTTTATTTTCATGATCGCGCTCATGATCATCCCTGCCGAAGCTCAGGTCACCCCCACCGATGAGTGGGTCTGTTTCTATGGACGAAATTCCTTATTCCATGGAAAGCCGATCCCGATCGGTACAATAATCGATGCTTACGACCCAAATAGCGTTCATTGCGGATCATTCACCGTTACAAGCCCAGGACAATACGGCTTTTTATTCGTCTATCGAGATAATTTCCTCACTGAAGATATCGATGAAGGTGCCGAACCAGGAGATACGATCAAGTTTAAAATCAATGGAGTTTGGGCAAAAACGTTCGGTCCAGATACCAGCGTTTGGACGCAGAAGGGGGATATTTTGGAGGTGGATATTGCCGATAACCTCCCGCCGATTCAGATCTCAGAGATCTCTTTTCTGAGTCTGCTCGAAGATGCCCCAGATACAATGATCGCGGACCTGGATGAAGTTTATATTGATCCTGACGGTGACTCGCTCCAATTTGCTGCCGTGACCGATCAATCTGCCATCATCCCTTTTATTGATGAAAATAATTGTCTTCATCTTTCCTTGCAGCCTAACTGGTCTGGGGCTGCATCGATCGTTATCGTTACGCAAGATCTGTGGTTTGAAAGTCACGATACGATTATCATTCAAGTAAAAGAAATTAATGACCCGCCCATTATTTTAGGTTTGCCGGACACCTCCTTTTCCTGTAACACCAGCTTGATTTTGGATCTGAACAATTATGTCATTGATGTGGACCATCCAAAATCAAGCTTACTCTGGCAGGCAGAGGTCCAGCCACCCTATCATGATTCCCTCACTATAGAAATTGATAACGTTGAAAAAACCGCAACCTTTCGGGCCAGATACAGCTTCAATGCGCGAGTCACTGCAATTTTTAAAGTATATGACGACAGTCTTGGTTTCGATCGCGACTCAATGAGGGTTTGGGTGAAATTTCCAAGCGCAGCGAACCAAATGGATATCTCGCACTTAACAATGGAATTGTGGCAAAATTTTCCCAACCCCTTTAACGAAATAACGACGATTTCATACTCATTAGCGGCTTCAGCGAATGTAAAGCTGGAAATTTATAATCCACTTGGCGAGAAGATCAGCACACTTATCTCTCAACAGCAGCCCGCTGGTGAATATTCAATCCAATGGAAGGCACAGGATCTGAGCTCTGGTGTTTACTTGATGGTTCTTTGTGCGGATAGCGTTACAATAAAGCGAAAGCTATTGCTGATAAAATAG